A genomic region of Staphylococcus roterodami contains the following coding sequences:
- a CDS encoding replication initiation factor domain-containing protein gives MENQASTPLTNRGVAKPEKCGLEAVVDWVQVTFQVPSIFTIMEDVLKLPRAVFKHRNSGLYFYNRGYTFGNIQIFYSDKDEGMGFHLQLTGSGCREFEHYLINRNETWQDFFKRCAAKKARFTRIDIAIDDTKTYLKIPRLIKKAEHGECISKFRTASSIAGFKLSNGQSKGSTFYIGSKKSDMYCRFYEKNYEMAYKLKTPVEDFGLWNRYEIQMRRSNAENCANILTETSSISDIVKGVLNNSMRFVTEPKDVSDSRKSRWPVYQEWSRFIKGADKISLSIKPSLKSIEDNIDWLCKQVATTLDTVLTAEAMAQSEGLLGDTDFLNKILAHSSFNDEHTDRINHYLENLKRKKKGDDSYQSFSK, from the coding sequence ATGGAAAATCAAGCTTCTACCCCCCTTACTAATAGGGGGGTAGCGAAGCCAGAAAAATGTGGCTTGGAGGCAGTTGTTGACTGGGTTCAAGTGACTTTTCAGGTGCCCTCTATTTTCACCATTATGGAGGATGTTTTGAAACTGCCTCGGGCAGTGTTTAAACATCGTAATAGTGGCTTGTACTTTTACAATCGTGGTTATACGTTTGGTAATATTCAAATCTTTTATTCGGATAAAGATGAGGGTATGGGCTTTCATCTACAGTTAACTGGTTCTGGTTGTCGAGAATTTGAACATTATTTAATCAACCGCAATGAAACGTGGCAAGACTTTTTTAAGCGCTGTGCGGCTAAAAAGGCGCGTTTTACAAGAATTGATATTGCGATTGATGATACAAAAACATATTTAAAAATACCACGATTAATTAAAAAGGCTGAGCATGGTGAATGTATTTCAAAATTTAGAACAGCGAGTTCAATTGCTGGTTTTAAATTGTCCAACGGACAGTCTAAAGGTTCAACTTTTTATATCGGCTCTAAAAAAAGTGATATGTACTGTCGCTTTTATGAAAAGAACTATGAAATGGCGTATAAATTAAAAACACCTGTTGAAGATTTTGGATTATGGAATCGTTATGAAATACAAATGCGACGAAGTAATGCGGAAAATTGCGCAAATATTTTAACAGAAACATCAAGCATATCAGATATTGTTAAAGGTGTTTTAAATAATAGTATGCGTTTTGTAACTGAGCCGAAAGATGTATCAGATAGTCGAAAATCAAGGTGGCCAGTATATCAAGAATGGTCACGTTTTATTAAAGGTGCTGATAAAATTAGTTTAAGTATAAAACCGAGTTTAAAGTCAATTGAGGATAATATTGATTGGTTATGTAAACAAGTAGCTACCACGTTAGATACGGTTTTAACAGCTGAAGCAATGGCACAATCCGAAGGATTACTTGGGGATACAGATTTTCTGAATAAAATATTGGCGCATTCATCATTTAATGATGAACACACCGATAGAATTAATCATTATTTAGAAAATCTAAAGCGTAAAAAGAAAGGAGATGATTCCTATCAAAGCTTTTCTAAGTAA
- a CDS encoding YdcP family protein → MAWSPKFDLKETFGDLYFMGVDEKYKYEDGEKTDQKLYAYKLASTGQGEQVTVKVPKEVKLDIMSVCELVGVEAKQYVQSSGDFHSIQPSIKAEDIRQIATIQHKKGAQQG, encoded by the coding sequence ATGGCATGGAGTCCGAAATTTGATTTAAAAGAAACGTTTGGAGATTTATATTTCATGGGTGTTGATGAGAAATACAAATATGAAGATGGAGAAAAAACCGATCAAAAATTATATGCATACAAATTAGCGTCAACTGGACAAGGTGAACAAGTAACAGTAAAAGTACCTAAAGAAGTAAAACTTGATATTATGTCAGTTTGTGAACTTGTAGGTGTAGAAGCAAAACAATATGTACAATCTTCAGGTGATTTCCATTCAATTCAACCGAGTATTAAGGCAGAAGATATTAGACAAATTGCGACAATTCAACATAAAAAAGGTGCACAACAAGGTTAG
- a CDS encoding transposase, which yields MIEPVIDIEATMGKEFRYLSHVEKISRFDEAYYLYTIICVDIGEQVKVRLSNEKYFDSLERVDFDNLTIKPRVYQDMNTGYCNLYTSFSADDIYSLETKA from the coding sequence ATGATAGAACCAGTCATTGATATTGAAGCAACTATGGGGAAAGAGTTTCGTTATTTGTCCCATGTTGAAAAAATATCGCGGTTTGATGAAGCTTATTATCTGTATACGATTATATGTGTTGATATTGGTGAACAAGTTAAAGTTAGACTGTCAAATGAAAAATACTTTGATTCTTTAGAACGTGTTGATTTTGATAATTTAACAATCAAACCTAGAGTATATCAAGATATGAATACAGGTTATTGTAATTTATATACAAGCTTTTCAGCTGATGATATTTATAGTTTAGAAACAAAAGCATAA
- the cozEa gene encoding cell elongation protein CozEa: protein MLNKVWFRTGIALIMLFILIKLFMEVHEVFTPIATIIGSVFLPFLISGFLFYICLPFQNLLEKVGFPRWASITTIMVALFAIIGLIVAFVAPIIISNINNLINQTPALQKEAEQIIKFALAQMDKLPEDVTSRITNMVKSMGDGVTNILSNSLQYITSLISTIFLLIMVPFFLIYMLKDHEKFIPAVAKFFKGERKVFFVDLLTDLNFTLKSYIQGQVTVSVILGIFLYIGYSIIDLPYIPLLVLFAGVANLIPFLGSWLSFAPAAILGIIDSPTTFIWVCIITLIAHQLEGNVITPNVMGKSLSIHPLTIIVVILAAGDLGGFTLILIAVPLYAVLKTVVSNIFKYRQRIMDKANSDVKD, encoded by the coding sequence ATGTTAAACAAGGTTTGGTTCCGAACTGGCATCGCTCTGATTATGCTGTTCATTCTCATCAAACTATTTATGGAAGTGCACGAAGTATTTACTCCAATTGCTACAATCATCGGTTCTGTATTTCTTCCATTTTTAATTAGTGGTTTTTTATTTTATATCTGTCTACCTTTTCAAAACTTACTTGAAAAAGTCGGTTTTCCAAGATGGGCTAGTATAACAACAATCATGGTAGCTCTGTTTGCTATTATCGGCTTAATTGTTGCGTTTGTTGCACCAATCATCATTTCAAATATCAACAATTTAATTAATCAAACGCCTGCCCTACAAAAAGAAGCAGAGCAAATTATTAAATTCGCCTTAGCTCAAATGGATAAATTACCTGAAGATGTAACAAGTAGAATTACAAATATGGTTAAATCAATGGGTGATGGCGTTACTAATATTTTATCTAATTCATTACAGTACATTACATCATTAATTTCAACCATCTTCTTATTGATTATGGTGCCATTCTTCTTAATTTACATGTTAAAAGACCATGAAAAGTTTATTCCAGCTGTTGCTAAATTTTTCAAAGGTGAACGTAAAGTATTTTTCGTAGATTTATTAACTGATTTAAACTTTACTTTAAAATCTTACATTCAAGGTCAAGTAACAGTCAGTGTTATTTTAGGTATATTCTTATATATCGGTTATTCTATTATTGATTTACCATATATTCCTTTATTAGTACTATTTGCTGGTGTCGCAAACTTAATTCCTTTCTTAGGTTCATGGTTATCATTTGCACCTGCAGCTATTCTTGGTATTATTGATAGTCCAACTACATTTATATGGGTATGTATTATAACTTTAATCGCACATCAACTTGAAGGAAATGTCATTACACCTAATGTTATGGGTAAATCTTTAAGTATTCATCCATTAACTATAATTGTTGTCATTTTAGCAGCTGGTGATTTAGGTGGATTCACATTAATCCTTATTGCAGTACCACTATACGCTGTCTTAAAAACGGTTGTTAGTAATATTTTCAAATATAGACAACGTATTATGGATAAAGCAAATAGCGATGTTAAAGACTAA
- the fabI gene encoding enoyl-ACP reductase FabI yields MLNLENKTYVIMGIANKRSIAFGVAKVLDELGAKLVFTYRKERSRKELEKLLEQLNQPEAHLYQIDVQSDEEVINGFAQIGKDIGNIDGVYHSIAFANMEDLRGRFSETSREGFLLAQDISSYSLTIVAHEAKKLMPEGGSIVATTYLGGEFAVQNYNVMGVAKASLEANVKYLALDLGPDNIRVNAISAGPIRTLSAKGVGGFNTILKEIEERAPLKRNIDQVEVGKTAAYLLSDLSSGVTGENIHVDSGFHAIK; encoded by the coding sequence ATGTTAAATCTTGAAAACAAAACATATGTCATTATGGGAATTGCTAATAAGCGTAGTATTGCTTTTGGCGTTGCAAAAGTCTTAGACGAATTAGGTGCTAAATTAGTATTTACTTATCGTAAAGAACGTAGCCGTAAAGAGCTTGAAAAATTGTTAGAACAATTAAATCAACCTGAAGCACACTTATATCAAATTGATGTTCAAAGTGATGAAGAAGTGATTAATGGTTTTGCACAAATTGGAAAAGATATAGGTAATATTGATGGTGTTTATCATTCAATTGCATTTGCCAATATGGAAGACTTACGCGGGCGTTTTTCTGAAACATCACGTGAAGGTTTCTTATTAGCTCAAGACATTAGTTCTTATTCATTAACAATTGTTGCTCATGAAGCTAAAAAATTAATGCCTGAAGGTGGTAGTATTGTTGCCACAACTTATTTAGGTGGAGAATTTGCAGTTCAAAATTATAATGTTATGGGCGTTGCTAAAGCAAGCTTAGAAGCAAATGTTAAATATTTAGCATTAGACTTAGGTCCAGATAATATTCGCGTTAATGCCATTTCAGCTGGTCCAATCCGTACATTAAGTGCAAAAGGTGTGGGTGGTTTCAATACAATTCTTAAAGAAATCGAAGAGCGTGCACCTTTAAAACGTAACATTGATCAAGTAGAAGTAGGTAAAACAGCGGCTTACTTATTAAGTGACTTATCAAGTGGCGTTACTGGTGAAAATATTCATGTAGATAGCGGATTCCACGCAATTAAATAA
- a CDS encoding monovalent cation:proton antiporter family protein → MEFLSLVIVVLAAFLTPIIVNRLNINFLPVVVAEILMGIVIGNSFLNIVERDSILNILSTLGFIFLMFLSGLEIDFKAFKKDKRGRQGHNDEETSIPGHLNLALTVFALIMIISIFLAYVFKWLGLVDDVLLMVIIISTISLGVVVPTLKEMNIMRTTIGQFILLVAVLADLVTMILLTVYGAINGQGGSTIWLIGILVVFTAISYILGVQFKRMSFLQKLMDGTTQIGIRAVFALIILLVALAEGVGAENILGAFLAGVVVSLLNPDEEMVEKLDSFGYGFFIPIFFIMVGVDLNIPSLIKEPKLLIIIPILIIAFIVSKLIPVMFIRRWFDMRTTIASAFLLTSTLSLVIAAAKISERLNVISSETSGILILSAVITCVFVPIIFKKLFPIPDEFNRKIEVSLIGKNQLTIPIAQNLTSQLYDVTLYYRKDLSDRRQLSDDITMIEIADYEQDVLERLGLFDRDIVVCATNDDDINRKVAMLAKKHQVQRVICRLESTSDDTELVEAGIEIFSSYLSNKILLKGLIETPNMLNLLSNVETSLYEIQMLNYKYENIQLRNFPFGGDIIFVRIIRNNESIVPHGDTQLRYGDRLIVTGAKEYVDELKQELEFYY, encoded by the coding sequence ATGGAGTTTTTATCTTTAGTTATTGTCGTGTTAGCAGCGTTTTTAACTCCAATAATTGTCAATCGATTAAATATTAATTTCTTGCCAGTTGTTGTTGCAGAAATATTAATGGGGATTGTCATAGGAAATTCCTTTTTAAATATAGTTGAAAGGGATTCTATTTTAAATATTTTATCTACGTTAGGCTTTATCTTTTTAATGTTTTTAAGTGGGTTAGAAATAGATTTTAAAGCGTTTAAAAAAGATAAGCGCGGTCGTCAAGGGCATAATGATGAAGAAACATCAATTCCAGGTCATTTGAACTTAGCCCTTACAGTATTTGCTTTAATCATGATTATTTCAATTTTCTTGGCATATGTCTTTAAATGGTTAGGCTTAGTTGATGATGTATTATTGATGGTCATTATTATTTCAACCATTTCATTAGGCGTTGTTGTGCCGACATTGAAAGAAATGAATATTATGCGAACTACAATTGGCCAATTTATACTTTTAGTAGCTGTATTAGCAGATTTAGTAACAATGATCTTATTAACAGTGTACGGTGCAATTAATGGTCAAGGTGGAAGTACAATTTGGTTAATTGGCATACTCGTCGTTTTCACAGCTATCTCATATATTTTAGGCGTTCAATTTAAGCGTATGTCATTTTTACAAAAACTGATGGACGGTACGACACAAATTGGTATTCGTGCAGTATTTGCTTTAATTATTTTATTAGTAGCATTAGCAGAAGGTGTTGGAGCTGAAAATATATTAGGTGCATTTTTAGCCGGCGTAGTTGTATCGCTATTAAACCCAGATGAAGAAATGGTCGAAAAGCTAGATTCATTCGGTTATGGATTCTTTATACCTATATTCTTCATAATGGTTGGTGTAGATTTAAACATACCTTCGTTAATTAAAGAGCCTAAATTACTAATTATTATACCGATATTAATTATTGCATTTATTGTTTCTAAATTAATACCAGTCATGTTCATAAGACGCTGGTTTGATATGAGAACAACGATTGCATCAGCATTTTTATTAACGTCGACGTTGTCACTCGTGATTGCTGCTGCTAAGATCTCTGAAAGATTAAATGTTATTTCATCTGAAACATCAGGTATTTTAATACTAAGTGCTGTTATTACATGTGTATTCGTTCCAATTATTTTCAAAAAGCTATTTCCAATTCCAGATGAATTTAATCGTAAAATTGAAGTTAGTTTAATAGGTAAGAACCAGCTAACAATTCCGATTGCTCAAAATTTAACATCTCAACTATACGATGTGACTTTATATTATCGAAAAGATTTAAGTGATCGTCGTCAATTGTCTGATGATATTACAATGATTGAAATTGCAGATTATGAGCAAGACGTTTTAGAAAGATTAGGTTTATTTGATCGCGACATAGTGGTTTGCGCAACAAATGATGATGATATTAACCGAAAAGTTGCTATGTTAGCTAAAAAACATCAAGTTCAACGAGTCATTTGTAGGTTAGAAAGTACATCTGATGATACGGAATTAGTAGAAGCGGGTATAGAAATTTTCAGTAGTTATTTAAGTAACAAAATTTTATTAAAAGGCTTAATAGAAACACCTAACATGTTGAACTTATTAAGCAATGTTGAAACATCACTTTATGAAATTCAAATGTTAAATTATAAATATGAAAATATTCAATTACGTAATTTCCCATTCGGTGGCGATATTATCTTTGTGCGTATCATTAGAAATAATGAATCGATTGTGCCACATGGTGATACCCAATTACGTTATGGTGACCGACTAATTGTTACTGGTGCTAAAGAATACGTTGATGAGTTGAAACAAGAATTAGAATTTTATTATTAA
- the mgtE gene encoding magnesium transporter encodes MSMNTDEKERVQEEIYNKALLDQYLENNDIDQFREEFLSLHTYEQSEYFEDTTDENRQKIFQYLSPEEVASFFDQLDIDDDEYETLFDKMNATYASHILEDMSYDNAVDILNELTKPKVASLLTLMNKDDANEIKALLHYDEDTAGGIMTTEYLSLKAHTPVKEALLLVKEQAPEAETIYVIFVVDDAGKLVGVLSLRDLIVAENDAYIEDIMNERVISVNVADDQEDVAQIMRDYDFMAVPVIDYQDHLLGIITIDDILDVMDEEASEDYSRLAGVSDIDSTNDSIVKTAMKRLPWLIILTFLGMITATILGRFEKTLENVALLAAFIPIISGMSGNSGTQSLAVSVRNISTGEINEQSKFKIAIREAGSGVLSGVVCATILFTIIVAIYHQPLLALIVAGSLTCAMTVGTFVGSMIPLLMNKLNIDPAVASGPFITTINDIISMLIYFGLATSFMAYLI; translated from the coding sequence ATGTCTATGAACACAGATGAAAAAGAGCGTGTTCAAGAGGAGATTTACAATAAAGCATTATTAGATCAATACTTAGAAAATAACGATATTGATCAATTTAGAGAAGAATTTCTGTCGTTGCATACTTATGAACAAAGTGAGTATTTTGAAGATACAACGGATGAAAATAGACAAAAGATTTTCCAATATTTGTCTCCAGAAGAAGTTGCAAGTTTCTTTGATCAATTAGATATTGATGATGATGAATATGAAACACTATTTGATAAAATGAATGCAACTTATGCCAGTCATATTTTAGAAGATATGTCCTATGATAATGCGGTAGACATTTTAAATGAATTGACTAAACCTAAAGTTGCGAGTCTTTTAACATTGATGAATAAAGATGATGCTAATGAAATCAAGGCATTACTTCACTATGATGAGGATACTGCCGGCGGTATTATGACGACGGAGTATTTATCGCTCAAAGCACATACTCCAGTTAAAGAAGCATTGTTATTAGTTAAAGAGCAAGCGCCCGAAGCAGAGACTATTTATGTAATTTTTGTAGTCGATGACGCAGGTAAATTAGTTGGAGTTTTATCATTAAGAGACTTAATTGTTGCTGAAAATGATGCTTATATTGAGGATATTATGAATGAGCGTGTCATTAGTGTGAACGTAGCAGATGACCAAGAAGATGTCGCGCAAATTATGAGAGACTATGATTTCATGGCAGTGCCTGTTATAGATTATCAAGATCACTTATTAGGTATTATTACGATTGATGATATTTTAGATGTAATGGATGAAGAAGCGAGCGAAGACTATTCAAGGTTAGCAGGGGTTTCTGATATTGACTCTACAAATGATTCAATTGTAAAAACTGCTATGAAACGTTTGCCGTGGCTTATTATTTTAACCTTTTTAGGTATGATTACTGCGACGATTTTAGGTCGATTCGAAAAAACATTAGAAAATGTAGCACTACTAGCAGCGTTTATTCCAATTATTAGTGGGATGTCAGGGAATTCAGGTACTCAATCGTTAGCCGTTTCAGTTCGTAATATATCTACCGGAGAAATTAATGAACAAAGTAAGTTTAAAATTGCTATACGAGAAGCAGGTAGTGGTGTATTATCAGGTGTTGTTTGTGCGACGATTTTATTTACAATAATTGTTGCAATTTATCATCAGCCATTATTAGCATTAATTGTTGCAGGTAGTTTAACTTGTGCAATGACTGTGGGGACTTTCGTGGGTTCGATGATTCCATTGTTAATGAACAAATTAAATATCGATCCAGCTGTAGCAAGTGGACCATTTATTACTACAATCAATGATATTATAAGTATGTTAATTTATTTTGGTTTAGCTACATCATTTATGGCTTACTTAATTTAA
- a CDS encoding RluA family pseudouridine synthase, with translation MKFTYQITQQETVKTFLARHDFSKKTVSAIKNNGALIVNGQHVTVRKLLMPEDTLVIHLPREIHSSNLIPFQRPLEIIYEDTYIMIVTKPKNQNCTPSREHPHESLIEQVLHYCQDKGEDINPHIVTRLDRDTTGIVIFAKYGHIHHLFSKVKLEKVYTCLAYGKTKLNDIIEANIRRSSDSIITRQVAEDGKYAKTSYEVLTQNDKYSLCKVYLHTGRTHQIRVHFQYIGHSIVGDSLYGGDHERVQGQSLQCTQVNFVHPITKNDIAITIDYKQLLNLFNEL, from the coding sequence ATGAAATTTACGTATCAGATAACGCAACAGGAAACTGTTAAAACATTTTTAGCACGACATGACTTTTCTAAGAAGACTGTGAGCGCCATTAAAAATAATGGCGCTTTAATTGTTAATGGTCAGCATGTAACTGTTAGAAAACTATTAATGCCAGAAGATACACTAGTCATTCATTTACCAAGAGAAATTCATAGTAGCAATTTAATTCCATTTCAACGACCATTAGAAATAATATATGAAGATACGTATATTATGATCGTTACTAAACCTAAAAATCAAAATTGTACACCATCTAGAGAACATCCACATGAAAGTTTAATCGAACAAGTATTACATTATTGTCAAGATAAAGGGGAGGACATAAATCCCCATATTGTTACCCGTTTAGACCGAGATACAACGGGTATCGTGATTTTTGCAAAATATGGACATATTCATCATTTATTTTCTAAAGTAAAATTAGAAAAAGTGTATACTTGCCTTGCATATGGTAAAACAAAATTAAATGATATTATTGAAGCGAATATTAGACGCTCAAGTGATAGCATTATAACGCGACAAGTTGCAGAGGATGGTAAATACGCTAAAACTTCATATGAAGTGTTAACTCAAAATGATAAATATAGTTTATGTAAAGTGTACTTGCATACTGGACGAACACATCAAATTCGCGTACATTTTCAATATATTGGTCATTCTATAGTTGGTGATTCTTTGTATGGAGGAGACCATGAACGGGTTCAAGGTCAATCATTACAATGTACCCAAGTGAATTTTGTCCATCCAATTACTAAAAATGACATTGCAATTACAATTGATTATAAACAACTGCTAAATTTATTTAATGAACTTTGA
- a CDS encoding NAD kinase — MRYTILTKGDSKSNALKHKMMNYMKDFRMIEDSENPEIVISVGGDGTLLQAFHQYSHMLSKVAFVGVHTGHLGFYADWLPHEVEKLIIEINNSEFQVIEYPLLEIIVRYNDNGYETRYLALNEATMKTENGSTLVVDVNLRGKHFERFRGDGLCVSTPSGSTAYNKALGGALIHPSLEAMQITEIASINNRVFRTVGSPLVLPKHHTCLISPVNHDTIRMTIDHVSIKHKNVNSIQYRVANEKVRFARFRPFPFWKRVHDSFISSDEAR, encoded by the coding sequence ATGCGTTATACAATTTTAACTAAAGGTGATTCTAAGTCCAATGCTTTAAAGCATAAAATGATGAATTATATGAAAGATTTTCGCATGATTGAAGATAGTGAAAATCCTGAAATTGTAATTTCAGTTGGCGGAGATGGTACGTTATTACAAGCTTTTCATCAATACAGCCATATGTTATCTAAAGTGGCATTTGTTGGGGTGCATACAGGACATTTAGGATTTTATGCTGATTGGTTACCTCATGAAGTGGAAAAATTAATTATCGAAATTAATAATTCAGAGTTTCAAGTGATTGAATATCCTCTACTTGAAATCATCGTGAGGTATAATGACAATGGTTATGAGACTAGATACTTGGCTTTAAATGAAGCAACGATGAAAACTGAAAATGGCTCAACTCTTGTTGTAGATGTAAATTTGAGAGGTAAACATTTTGAACGTTTTAGAGGTGACGGTTTATGTGTATCAACACCATCAGGTTCAACAGCCTACAATAAAGCTTTAGGTGGTGCATTGATTCATCCATCACTAGAAGCAATGCAAATTACAGAAATTGCTTCTATTAATAATAGAGTGTTTAGAACGGTAGGTTCACCTTTAGTTTTACCTAAGCATCATACATGTTTAATATCACCAGTTAATCATGATACGATTCGAATGACGATTGACCATGTTAGTATCAAACATAAAAATGTTAATTCAATTCAGTATCGTGTTGCGAATGAAAAAGTAAGATTTGCACGCTTCAGACCGTTCCCATTTTGGAAACGTGTTCATGATTCATTTATTTCAAGTGATGAAGCACGATGA
- a CDS encoding GTP pyrophosphokinase family protein — translation MNQWDQFLTPYKQAVDELKVKLKGMRKQYEIGEQASPIEFVTGRVKPISSIIDKANKRHIPFDRLREEMYDIAGLRMMCQFVEDIDVVVNILRQRKDFKVVEERDYIRNTKESGYRSYHVIIEYPIETLHGQKFILAEIQIRTLAMNFWATIEHTLRYKYDGAYPDEIQHRLERAAEAAYLLDEEMSEIKDEIQEAQKYYTQKRSKKHEND, via the coding sequence ATGAATCAATGGGATCAGTTCTTAACGCCTTATAAGCAAGCAGTGGATGAATTAAAAGTAAAGCTGAAAGGTATGCGTAAACAATATGAAATAGGGGAACAAGCATCACCAATTGAGTTTGTAACTGGACGTGTTAAGCCAATCTCTAGCATTATAGATAAGGCTAATAAACGGCATATACCATTTGATAGGTTGAGAGAAGAAATGTATGATATCGCAGGCCTAAGAATGATGTGCCAATTTGTTGAAGACATAGATGTAGTTGTTAATATATTAAGACAAAGAAAAGATTTTAAAGTGGTTGAAGAACGAGACTATATACGCAACACAAAAGAAAGTGGCTATCGCTCGTATCATGTCATTATCGAATACCCAATCGAGACATTACACGGGCAAAAGTTTATATTAGCTGAGATTCAGATTCGTACATTAGCAATGAATTTTTGGGCAACAATTGAACATACATTGAGATATAAGTATGATGGTGCATACCCTGATGAAATTCAACATCGTTTAGAAAGAGCGGCGGAAGCAGCATATTTACTTGATGAAGAAATGTCTGAAATCAAAGATGAGATTCAAGAAGCACAGAAATATTATACTCAGAAGCGTTCGAAAAAACATGAAAATGATTAA
- a CDS encoding CYTH domain-containing protein — protein MATNHEIEFKQIITASIYETLQEKYFKDSDLFKQVNYYIDTPDFKLKQHRSALRIRVKDKQFEMTLKTPAEVGLMEYNHNVSIKPEMNLILSNDSLPDDIRQILVKQFDIKDQSLTVLGALTTYRQETQYKDDLLVLDKSEYLGITDYELEFEVKDYDQGLKKFQSLLKELNLQHKQPLNKVQRFFKKKETLSNNIN, from the coding sequence GTGGCAACTAATCATGAAATAGAATTCAAACAAATTATAACTGCCTCAATTTATGAGACATTACAAGAAAAATATTTTAAAGATAGCGACTTGTTTAAACAAGTCAATTATTATATTGATACACCTGATTTCAAATTAAAACAACATCGTTCTGCACTAAGAATACGAGTTAAAGACAAACAATTTGAAATGACATTAAAGACACCTGCAGAAGTTGGATTAATGGAATACAATCATAACGTCTCTATAAAACCAGAGATGAACTTGATTCTTTCAAATGACAGTCTTCCTGATGACATTCGTCAAATTTTGGTTAAGCAATTTGATATTAAAGATCAGTCATTAACAGTACTTGGGGCACTAACAACTTATCGTCAAGAAACACAATATAAAGATGATTTATTGGTTTTAGATAAAAGTGAATATTTAGGTATAACTGATTATGAATTAGAATTCGAAGTTAAAGATTACGATCAAGGATTAAAAAAGTTTCAAAGCTTATTAAAGGAATTGAACCTTCAACATAAACAACCATTAAATAAGGTTCAAAGGTTTTTTAAGAAAAAAGAAACTCTTTCAAACAATATAAATTAA